The proteins below come from a single Drosophila miranda strain MSH22 chromosome Y unlocalized genomic scaffold, D.miranda_PacBio2.1 Contig_Y1_pilon, whole genome shotgun sequence genomic window:
- the LOC117190170 gene encoding THO complex subunit 5-like translates to MRETIARITRRWNSWLNLSQQIRGLTNKDIDLYALKENVYPAALSCSLVQWTAITLEEFLAQNSGVLNISPDEKGITYNSYRAVIVRGSAKMEFFIRIPSNYPLEMPLRILSVHWNGRRTSQNNAAIKMMEYWTNSLQPQQLEANYRILYVQLFRTIYRFDIFLETEGSMQTTIEYTKEKPYISSFAKRCRLRLYKYIKKGSVHAFKQ, encoded by the exons ATGCGGGAGACCATAGCTCGCATTACACGGCGCTGGAACTCTTGGTTAAATCTAAGTCAGCAAATACGTGGTCTGACTAACAAGGACATCGATTTGTATGCACTAAAAGAAAATGTCTATCCTGCGGCCTTGTCTTGCAGCCTAGTGCAGTGGACGGCGATCACTCTCGAGGAATTCCTAGCCCAAAATTCAGGCGTACTAAACATTTCTCCGGATGAAAAGGGCATAACATACAATTCCTATCGTGCTGTGATTGTTCGTGGCTCTGCCAAAATGGAGTTTTTCATTCGAATACCGAGTAATTATCCATTGGAAATGccactcaggatattgagtgTGCATTGGAACGGTCGCCGTACGTCGCAGAATAATGCAGCTATCAAG ATGATGGAGTACTGGACCAACTCATTGCAACCCCAACAGCTGGAAGCAAATTATCGTATTCTGTACGTTCAGCTTTTCCGAACTATTTATCGTTTTGACATCTTTCTGGAGACAGAAGGCTCAATGCAGACGACTATAGAATACACCAAGGAAAAGCCTTATATAAGTTCATTTGCAAAACGATGCCGATTGCGTttatataaatacataaaaaAGGGTTCCGTACACGCATTCAAACAATAA